A genomic window from Struthio camelus isolate bStrCam1 chromosome 2, bStrCam1.hap1, whole genome shotgun sequence includes:
- the CSPG5 gene encoding chondroitin sulfate proteoglycan 5 — protein MAPAARRPRAALALLLALAALAPAWAARNASRAAGRGWPALPESGGPQRALGPSHAPQAANNGTKPRGRPAASAAPAGSRLDPPGRGPAAATEPAPAATAAGVFPGAGKPAAPFPTGPGDGAEAAPCAGCPGQGDGVDALPPGAGPDSGATPRVPAGDELGDATRSPEEPGSGQVPPGAGHRGVLEGLTTAPPEPPEPAAAPGAGLSTDSAESELLLAAGGQAARWPPAPGAPTRDSQPLERWPAASSPAPAQGAGGRTDLAWLDTEAPITAALGTAEPPAGQTVAEILDGDYYELLEGGEGPAGGRAAGGAATPWGLHELYDDFTPFDEADFYPTTSFYTDGDEEGEEDDLEEEEEEEEEEAGGLEDENGRRPPTPALPGGPTVGQEPRPTGRRDAVPPPPAVVSGGRPAAPGPERGLPAAGPGLENGTECRSGYVRHNGSCRSVCDLVPSYCHNGGQCYLVESHGAFCRCTAQAYTWHKGPRCEAVVTDFQVLCVAVGSAALVLLLLFMLTVFFAKKLYLLKTENSKLRQTKYRSPSELHNDNFSLSTIAEGSHPNDEPGAAHKPQESPRRCGKDEEPEGGKGRRDGAQANCPQSEAA, from the exons ATGGCCCCCGCGgctcgccggccccgcgccgccctcgccctCCTCCTGGCGCTCGCCGCCCTCG CACCCGCCTGGGCCGCCCGAAACGCCAgccgggccgcgggcaggggctgGCCGGCCTTGCCGGAGAGCGGCGGCCCGCAGCGGGCCCTCGGCCCCAGCCATGCCCCGCAGGCCGCTAACAACGGCACGAAGCcccgggggcgcccggcggccagcgcggccccggcgggctccCGGCTAGACCCccccggccgagggccggcgGCAGCGACGGAGCCGgctcccgccgccaccgccgccggcgtCTTCCCGGGCGCGGGAAAACCGGCGGCGCCGTTTCCCACGGGGCCGGGCGACGGCGCCGAGGCCGCGCCGTGCGCCGGCTGCCCCGGCCAGGGCGACGGCGTCGACGCgctgccccccggggccgggccggacaGCGGGGCCACGCCGCGGGTCCCGGCCGGCGACGAGCTCGGCGACGCCACGCGGAGCCCGGAGGAGCCCGGCAGCGGCCAggtgccgcccggcgcggggcaccggGGCGTTTTGGAGGGGCTCACAACCgccccgccggagccccccgaaccggcggccgcccccggcgcggggctgagCACCGACTCGGCCGAATCGGAGCTGCTGCTGGcggccggcgggcaggcggcgcggtggccccccgccccgggcgccccgaccCGGGACTCGCAGCCTCTGGAGCGGTGGCCGGCCGCatccagcccggccccggcccaggggGCTGGCGGCCGCACCGACCTGGCCTGGCTGGACACCGAGGCGCCCATCACCGCCGCCCTGGGCACGGCCGAGCCGCCGGCGGGCCAGACGGTCGCCGAAATCCTCGACGGCGACTACTACGAGCTGCtggaggggggcgaggggccggcgggcggccgggcggcgggcggcgcggccacGCCGTGGGGTCTGCACGAGCTCTACGACGACTTCACGCCCTTCGACGAGGCCGATTTCTACCCCACCACCTCCTTCTACACCGACGGCGACGAGGAGGGCGAGGAAGAcgacctggaggaggaggaggaggaggaggaggaggaggccgggggGCTGGAGGACGAGAACGGCCGGCGGCCGCccaccccggccctgcccggcggccccaccgtggggcaggagcccCGGCCCACggggcggcgcgacgcggtcccgccgccgcccgccgtcgtctcggggggccgccccgcggcgccgggtccggagcgggggctgccggcggccgggcccggcctggAGAACGGCACCGAGTGCCGGAGCGGCTACGTGCGGCACAACGGCTCCTGCCGCTCCGTGTGCGACCTCGTCCCCAGCTACTGCCACAACGGCGGCCAGTGCTACCTGGTGGAGAGCCACGGGGCCTTCTGCAG gtgcacggcgcagGCCTACACGTGGCACAAGGGCCCGCGCTGCGAGGCCGTCGTCACCGACTTCCAGGTGCTGTGCGTGGCCGTGGGCTCGGCCGCCCTggtgctcctgctgctcttcatgCTCACCGTCTTCTTCGCCAAGAAGCTCTACCTGCTCAAGACGGAGAACAGCAAACTGCGGCAGACCAA ATACCGCAGCCCGTCCGAGCTCCACAACGACAACTTCTCCCTGTCCACCATCGCCGAGGGCTCGCACCCAAAC GACGAGCCCGGCGCGGCCCACAAGCCGCAGGAGTCCCCGCGGCGCTGCGGGAAGGACGAGGAGCCCGAGGGCGGCAAGGGCCGGCGGGACGGCGCCCAGGCCAACTGCCCGCAGAGCGAGGCGGCGTAG